The following DNA comes from Mesorhizobium sp. B2-1-8.
CTGCCTTTCCCGAATCTGGACCTCGCAGACCCGGCATCAGCGTCGACGCCAGAGCATTGACCATTGGCAACTATCTGATCCTCTATCGCCTGGCCGAGGGACAGATCGAAATCGTGCGCATTGTGCACGGCGCGCGCGATG
Coding sequences within:
- a CDS encoding type II toxin-antitoxin system RelE/ParE family toxin; translated protein: MPIIRSPAAENDLVDIWLAIAEGSPPAADHFLDAIAERILELAAFPESGPRRPGISVDARALTIGNYLILYRLAEGQIEIVRIVHGARDVSTLL